The genomic region ttatttattcatttatttaataaatacaTAAATTCTTTACCATATCACTCATAAActctattaaaatatttattattttatactaTACATTAAATTTTGACAATAAAATCCTAAACATAACTTGCCAATGAACCAATTAGCTTCAACCCTGGAGAAAATTAGACAACATTTTCATGGTTTATAgataaaattttgatttaaaaacaTCTCAACCAACAAATCTATAGTTTGCTTTAAAAACAAAGCTGAAAACCTCTAAAAATCAAATCCCAGCAGTGCCCCGGTCCAGATTTCTCAAAGTCGAGAATTCCAAAGCTTAAAATTCAAAGGATTCTATAGAAAATTACTGCAGATCTGTATTCTCAACAATGCCTCTTCAAAAGGGAAGAAGTTAGGAACAGAGAGAGGTCACAGGACATGTTTGacagaattcctcaaagaaatATGTTCTCCTGAACTGCAAGGACTGCacgatatgcacaaaatggatttgttgaaaaggcttttgaAAGTTTCAAGAAAACGTAATTGCTAGTCCCCTCTCTGCCTGTGCGAAAATGGCCATTGAAATAGGGTATGCAGATATTGCCCACAGATTATTATAGAAACAAATAGTAATAAAATTATGGTCTATCTTTTTAATATATTgtaataaataatattttgatgTTTACTCTATATAATATATAGAATCAAATTAAATAATTTACATTTTACTATTTATTGTATCTTAGAATGTGGGAACATATTCTATTCCATAATAATTATAACTTGAGGTTTAGAATAATTGTTTAATATGATTCGAGTTTTATAtatattgtttgattttattttatttataggtATATTATTTAGTTTAATCTTGGGTATTGTTTATATTGATTGTGTTATTTAATGTGTAAATTGATGTTGATTGACTCAAAGTTTGTAATAAAAATTTGAACTCCACAATCAGTCATCCTTTTTCCCATGTGACAAATTATATTAATGACAAGATTATGAATATTGTTAATTGATCAAAGTTAGTATATTTCCACAATCAATGAGACTGTATGTATGCtgctgcttctggatttgattgtgtgagtgttttttatattgatgttttggatcacattcagtgatccatcatcaagatggtAAGAGAGCATAAGAAAAAAATAGTGGTTGTTGCAAACCTAAACAAATTAATTGATATTTCACTAACAAATTGAAACGATTTACATATCCAACACAATAATATCTATCATAACAAATACTATTAATAGATACTTTTAATCAAATGTATAAAATCTAAATCAATAACAGAAAAAAACAAAATTACTTTACTCACAGGATGCTCAATAAATGTTAGATAGATACTCCATCACATTCAACAAAAGAATTCTGACAAAGCACTGCTTTCATAGAATTTATATGTAAAGTACTAACATTAAAAGGTGGATAAACTATTTTCAAAATGTCAATTAGAGTTTGAATCTAACTTGGATTGTGCAACCAATAACAAAATATTTGTTTAACTTCGAAATCTCAGATTCTCCACTATGGTGACAACTATGGTGTCCATGGAAGATTTTATTCAGAgttaaaaactaaataaaaaagacTCTCCACTATGGTGACAACTATGGTGTCCATGGAATATTTTATtcagaattaaaaaataaataaaaaagactcTCCACTATGGTGACAATTATGGTGTCCATGGAAGATTTTATTCAGAgttaaaaactaaataaaaaagacTCTCTACTATGGTGACAACTATGATGTCCACGGAAGATTTTATTCAGAATTAAAAACTCAATAAAAATGTCTATGAAGACATATATTTagccaaaaatacaaaaatacatgtTTAAATGTGCCCCTTATATTTCTCAAGGAATATATGACTGCATATTCAAAACTGCTATACAGCCAtatatttaatgaaaaatatattaaaaaacattGGAAGATGTGCCAATTACATTCCTGGCAATGTATAGCTGCATAGCCAGTTTCCTAAATAATTGTTCACCATAAATGCTCTGAAAGCCAAGAACAATAATTATCTCGAGTGAATTGGGGAAGCTGCACTACAAAAGGTTTGGTGGTGTTATCGGATGGACTGTTTAGTAAGAAACTACAGCGGTGGCATTTACGTATGACCCACAACATTCAACAAAGGCGGCGCCAAGCTAGCCATTGGACTTCTCAACCGAGGGTCTTCATTGGGAACGGTAGTTGTAAGTCTTCTCTGTAAATTTTTTATCATGATACGTACACCAACAAATTGTTTAAATGCACACACAGTATCATTCACAGCCCTTGCAAATacaatattatttttattgttttgttttcttcGATTAGGGTTGATCTTCGTGCCTCTATCTTTGAGTCTAGAATTTGCTATAGTGGATTCTGTCTATACTAAATAAAAGAAATTTGCAGGAGTGCTGAATGGTTTGTCTTTTAGAGGATCTCGTTACAGTAGTTTATTCTTATTTTATAGGTAATATAGAACAAggagaaataaaataattaaagatgATCGATCGACTGCATATTTTATGTTTCTGAATGGGATATAGAGATTGTAATATATAAACCATGTATGATTTTTAATCGTCAGTCACATGCCGGTCACTTTCTCATCTGTGGGTTTATTTATTGATCCACCAGTGCAACCAAATTAAATAGATGTCTTGAGAAAGTTAAGTAAAGTGCACGGAATGGGCAGAGCTCCTTGCTGTCCCAAAGATGCAGGTCTTAATCGTGGGGCATGGACTGCTGAAGAGGATTCGATTCTAACTAAATACATCTCAATTCATGGTGATGGTGGATGGAAATATCTCCCACAGAAAGCAGGTGAGTTAAAACGTTTGCTCTCATTCCTCATCTATTCAATAGAATTTCAGACATATGTTTTAAATTTCAGGAACAGTGACTCTCTTTTAAGTTCTTAGATGTTGGATGATTTATCTCCAGACTAGATCTAGCCACTGCTTTATTCAATTGAATTTGAGATACATGATTTAAACTCCAGTAAATGTAGGTCTCTTAATTGTTTCGATGGTGTGTAATTTGCTTCTCCAGGTCTGAAGCGGTGTGGGAAAAGCTGTAGATTACGCTGGTTGAACTACCTCCGTCCTGATATTAAGCGAGGAAACATCTCAGCAGATGAGGAGGAGCTCATAATCAGGATGCATAAACTACTTGGCAACAGGTACTTCCATAATGTCTTGATTGAATACTTCCAGAATACGCAAATATCATGCATATTCTATTTGTAACATTTTCCTTTGCTCTGTGTAGATGGTCACTAATCGCAGGAAGACTGCCTGGTCGAACAGACAACGAAATCAAGAATTACTGGAACACCAAATTGATGAAAAAGCTGGAAAGCAAAGAATATAGTCCTCCCAAAACCGAAGAAATCTGTGGAACGTCGAAATCTACGTCTAATTCTTCAGAGTATCACCGTGTATTACGAACTGTGGCGGTCAGAACTACCGTGGTGAGAATACCAAACAACCCATACGGAGAGAACACTACTTCAGAACATCAAGAAAGCAAATTGCAGAGGGAGGTTTTAGAAATTGTTGACAACCCTTCAGAATCGTGGTGCGAGTCTTTTGTTAATGAGCTGATCACGGGTAGCGACATTGAGATTGTGAATTATAGCTCAGCTCAAAATACAATGGAATCTGAAAGCCCTCGCGTGGAAATACTTGGGCAGCCTTGTCCCACATTTATATCCAGATTAGTCGACCGCCAGTTGTCAGACTGTCCGAATGAAGTGAATACATGCAAGAGTACATTGTATTTGAACGAGATGTGTTTCCCCGACGACAACCTTCCATGGTCTCCGTACAATTTCTCGACAGGTTTGTTTATAAAAGAGTAAAAGCAATTGCCTAGGATTGGGAAGAATGAAAACTAAATTATTTTGGTTCGAAGATTTTTATgtcaaatttatagaaaattttttCCAGTCAATACGAGAAGTTAATGAAATGTTCGATGATATTGATACAGATGACTGGATAAATTAATTACAATATTTGAAGATGTCAAGTCTATTCGAAGATTACGAAACTTTGGTGGAAAGAAGCAGCTAGATGCAGCTACTTTGAATGTATGTTGTTTTAATAAAAGAGGCCCTCTAATTGGAATAGCTCTACTGGTCTTAATTGTATTGATTTATCATATATTGTTTAAAGTATGTGAGTCAGCCTAGCTTTGGCATTTCTAGATTTAGTAAGATTGACTGAGATGacaataatatatgtatatattactgATCAAAGAAATAGTTTCAGCgagatttaaataataaaatttaagtaAGTGAAAATTGTAAAAGAAGTGTTATGTAAATCTAATTATATGAGGAAAGgagattatttaaataataaaatttaagtaAAGTGAAAATTGTAAAAGAAGTGTTATGTATATCTAATTATATGAGGAAAGGAGATTGCTTTTTCTTAATTAAATTGGTATGTTTCTTCTTAggataaatatatatttaagaattcaaaaaaattataaagaatTTCTAATTAGTACTTACTATTATTAAAGTGTATAGGATAAAAAATCAAGAAGGTTTTCTATAAATCCGCCATCTTGAAGAATCAAAAGAAAACAtgaaactaataaaataaaaaatctttagGAAGAGCATATAGGAATGATCAAAAGAAATCATAATGAAGATAATGAAGTAGCTAAGTAAATTGCAAGGATGGAGTATAAGACTAAGATTCCTAATTTGTAACATTCCAGTTTTAGTTAACATCAAAAGCTCATTTGACCAAACTCTTGCAACAATATTAGATATTATCTAGGAATATGAATAACAAGGTGGCCATTCATGAAAAGTAAAAAAATTTCTCCACAAAGAATGCCAACCTCCGATAAAACTCATGAGACCTACCATTATTTAGAGGGGAAATCAAAATTACCTTATCCATTTCACATATTATCTTCTTCCAGCTCATCTCACGTGATTCCTTTAGAGTCATAAGGATGGATGAAGCATCCATCTAATTAATACTTTTCATTTTAAGAAGCTAAGAAAAACAACATTTTACACTTAGCTCCACCAATCATCACTACATCAATATTTTCATAAGAGGAAACATTAATCTGCATTTGAAGGAAATCTAATGTAGAAACAAACTATTTAATATTGTATTCATCACATTAGAAGATTTTACCCTAAAGAAAAAATGAGTGCAACTAAGGAAATGACCAAAATCTAATAGCCTTAAAATTATAATATCACAAGGATCTAAGACTTCATCTATTGAACTTTTATCCCTAAAAGTTTCTTTTATCAAGTAAAAATCTTCCACCAAACATGCCAAGTAAAGCATTGATAACCTTAGAGGATTCAACTACTTATTTCCAACcaaagtttctcaaaaataaagagaagaccAATACATAATCCAGCAAATGGAAAGAGACAAAAGTAGGGGATGTCCTAACCATATACTACCACTATCTTTAAAGATTCTCTAAAGTAGATCACTAAAAGAAAAGATGAGTCACATACTCCTCATTAATCTCATACGGAATATATTTTTTAGGTATGTTGTCCAAGTAAGATGTCTTCTTTTTTTTGATAACATAGTCacacaagaaaataaaatttaGACCAACAATAATTGAAAgtcttcttttatattttaaagaaaataaaaactatgtttaaatttgGCATCTTTTTATTACACTACATATGATGTAGTGAAAAGAGAGTGAAATACTAACTATAAAATGTATTATTCACAAGATTTGTTACGCTTGCATAAGGTATTGAATTAAATTTAAGAAATGTTAAGAggataaaatgaaaaaaaagattTTACATTGAACTTGTGTATATTTGTAGTTATTAAATTGTTAAACTATTGTAGCAGGAATCATGAGTTTGATTATATTAAGAATTAATAAATTTGATATGCGGATATCGATTAATTcaagaaatatttaattataataaatcTTTGCtagatattattaattatatattaaaaagtcatataatttacctttatattaGAGATATGTTGCCAGTATTAACTTTTGTTGAGGCATGAATCATTTTCAACATCCTTGTCATTGTTGTATGAGAAGAATATTCATACTCAATCACCAACATTTAGAAAAATAACATAAAGAAATAAGGATTCAAAAGGAAAGTAGTATCATTTATATTTTATGGTATTTTATAGACTCTTAACTTTCAACACAaatgttaaaattttaaaattatatattaaaattattgaCTTAAATAATTCTTGAAGGTAgaaaaactatagaaaaatattaaatagtgagtacaataaaattaaaaaatatataaaaatatgtgACAttagaattaaatttaaaatgattaaactaaATAAAAAAACCAGCCATTATAaagattgttggaatcaaggaacattgagagggggggtgaataagtgttctgcaATCCTTAATTTtattaatctattctttcaaccacttaatgcatatgaacaaaagaaagatgcaagaacataaagcaaatagccacaacaccataacaccaagatttttgtacatggaaacctagttaaggggaAAACAActatggggatgaacccacaatataggtaTATGTTGCAGAAGTACaacaatattacaatggggaatgcgcatgcattcaggcacactacctagagatcactactcaaacaaGAGAGGCTTACTGCCTACAACTTAAATACAAAGATTACAAATAATTTGAattgataaacaacatctacaaatgccaaagtacagttttagttaagctcatCATACAAATTTCATACTCTAATCACACTTCATCTTATACTGCtatgtgttatcactgtttaagaaatgggttttctttacccataattggctaagtttttgaaattttgaatcaagCACACTTTTAACTGTTTCAAATCTGTGTTAagtctttaagggtttagggtttttggtttttaATTGCTCTAATGTCTGactaaaaccctctggtttctattcctgtgttactttatccacttaagtaatgggtcttggggtcgtgtgaagtgtcccccccttcatcattttgcctaggcggttgttgattaattgtaaaaatttatgccttatgtctatTTCCTTCTAATATTGTTGGGCCCAGTAAATGTCATGTAGCTCTCAAATGGATCTACAGCTTTCGCCATTTCATTAGGTGAAGTTGTGAGTTTTTTAAgtcttgtgaaatggcgaaaggaaaagcatgttcaatggtGCTCATTTGGTCAGGTTTAACGGGACTCCATCTCACTTTGGATCTAACAGCTGGCATTGATTCCCAACCAAAACTAGCAAGTAagttacctttcgcgaaatggcgaaaaggtttggtgggaccctgcagcgaagacttttcaaatggctaaaaggtgattAAGTTCAAGAGAGATCAATAGTTCGCGCTATTTTATGGCTGGTAGATGCTCACGTGTTACACCCTACGAAGCAGTGAAAAAGTTTTTGGCCCAGGAAAGAGGTTTTAATAGGAGCATAACAGATGTGcaagtccaatctgatccgacGGTTAGCGCAGCTTCGCAGGAGGAAGGTGCTCAACAATTAGCTTTCGCGAAGTAGTGAAATGACATGGCGCTCCAAGCAAGCATTCTAGTTGGTCGAGATGGCAAATCAAATAAAGACATGTGGCAGAATGTCAAAGTAGTCAGCAAGATTGGATCTCAGGcttaaaaggtgggtccaagaggatGACTCATGTCACAGTGTGTGATAATGActtggcagatacaggtggcaggGATGAGGTGGAACCAGATGTTTCCTCTCAGCAAATAAAAGGTGGACCTATCAATTCAAAAATGACTAGATGATAGATGGATAATGCTGAATCAGAGGGCCCACGTTTGCCAGATTTAGTCAAgctgttaagcatcgagcaagtcaaatatGATCTAACGGTCTGCGTGTATTTGCGAAGGTAAAGTGCTCATGCTTTAAAGCCTAGGAAATAGCAAAAGGTTTTTGAGGCTTGAAGAATAGGTAAAGCATGAAAGTAAAAAGGGATCAACTTCGAAGAGATCGAAGGGCTCGCGTTGTTTTGTGGCTGCGAATTAACCAAACGTTAaggcctgcgaaatggcgaaagtgaAAAGAAAGTTCTAACCAATGCAAAGCTTGATGAtgatgtgtcgattgacatgtGGTTTCAAAAGAAATCGAGGGCCtaccaaggtgtaaccggtggttataagggaaataggacatgtggctaactctgaactaaactcgaagagttttccaaggctaatggctgaGCGCCACGTGGTATTTGGTAACCAGTGGGAGAGCGGGTAAGCGATGCAAGCGTAAAGGTCtcgcttaaaggatggtcatctcaggattgatccaatgcttcacattgttttgtggcccaaagttgaaagttggttaagctatgtgaaatagcaaaaaaccgttagccatcaagataaggcatgataagtaaaAAGGGTTGACAGTCCCGATAAGAGTTAAAGGCTAAGTAGTTAGAGTCCCATCCGACGCCTAGCATAGCTTCGCAAAAGAAAATTGCTCGCGGGATAAAGCCTGCGAAGTGGCAAAAAGAGGTGGGGCCCGATGCAAGAGCAGATATGTTAAGACAATGTAAAGACCGATTAAGTTCTATTTGATCGAATGGCTAGCGTGATTTCATTTGGTGAAATTGCTCAAAcattatgctctgcgaaatggtgaaagagcggAAGGAAAAAATGTGCAAgtgtgttgtgacccgttggagcgaaaattttgaattctttcatgagtttaattctgaagggacggccgaagcatgcagtatcaatgtcgcagttaagagcctgagtaccatatatgatctcatatcaattgaatgaatgtatcattctaaagaattgttgcagagaagCGGTtgtagagctattttcttcaaatatagagcaaATTTATTCAGTTGTAGAGtgaattccttcaagcaaaaataggttctcttatactcttgtttggcaatcatTTAGCggtgtgttttaattaaggtcttgatttgtcatagaacaGTTGGGGAAATAGTTGAACCGATTGCAtcattttaagatggcacctaagagagtattctcaggaaaagttaattaccaggaaagggctatttgtgatgatttccttgaacagttgacattgtcaactaatgtggttacaaagataaaagaacttgtgccaagagctccttgcctaaaaataggggagggattgtatgataaaggtaactagctgagagacccacaggttgggttgtctggcttggggttattcaaggttggatttggcatgagaaactccttaGCCCCGTAGAACagtatctgggagttagatgtgggaaaattggtagttccaggagtattcatagatgtggatctcctaactcagattgcactcaattatgatccagtcacaagaaatATTAGGGATATAAacgggaaaaccctcattgaaataaataatgaggagttcaaaaatgcttttgggcttagtgagttcaccaattttctagagcctattaatttcaaatcactagctcaagtatacagtgcgtagaggaaccaccttagaaatgggcctcttaaagaattctttgtgaagataggtgggttgacagttgtaggacccaacactgaagagcccttctcattaaacttgttcacccttagggctaagggattatactggccactctgccaaattttaggataGGATGTTGAGGCAAacatgcccactcattacatgttaatgattgctcaaattttgaatccttctcttgcagtgacttttgattatgcttcctttatcactgatgctatccctgaaggattaataggaataaagaatgggaaggtagataggccttttggatggtattccctccttatgcatctatttttattcaagggtggtgattattttgcaagtggaatggatcttgtaaaagagaaagatggagaaaagatgccaatgcagttatggagtacagtgctatcatgggacagagaagatgcaagcttcttaaagtttgataaatattttgcatctaagattaggattctcctctgttcagaaaatccaagagtccccaaggttcttttggaatttattaagcCAAAAGAGTTtgtagagaatataaaaattgttcacaattaggGTGATATCTACTTGTACCCTATCTCCACAGTTTTCAAAGTATATGGTTTcacaggcactccatttttgttaccctatcaggtccctcttaaagtgggaattgtagatatccttaggcaaattagtagtgtgtaggaggcagagttaacaggaaGAGGTAAAGGGGCcgttttccctacagttaccatagcacaccaatttgtgatagttaaaggaggttggaagtgttttggagatttccttcaaccatatcatttgtcaactgcagtctctcgatgtgctgaccctgaagacttcttcaatggcatgtttagaaaaagggcaatatgcagaggtaaaccccaccagttccagtttcctgaagacatcattaggaatgagtttgacctagatgagcaagagctaaggaaggaaaagtgggttgCTTATAAAAATACCTTATATTTTGTACATCAATTTgatactagctatgacccattgtctagcttccacccttttgaggagaacataaagtttctaattctttgttttgaggatgtgatgtagactttgaaagaaaagagggaggttgtaattaaaaaaaaACCCTAAGAAAGAAATActagttctaagtaggtctgcatccactagagcaatccctcctggtgactatacattgcataagaagtccaattatagtgtgttgatgcctacaacaagggagccctctacttcaaagggtaagaggaagatataggatgtcattgacattcaagatagcccaaagaaatagagagtgggaaaagaaatacaatctgataaacccttatactctccatctcaatccccta from Cryptomeria japonica chromosome 3, Sugi_1.0, whole genome shotgun sequence harbors:
- the LOC131037360 gene encoding transcription factor MYB1; its protein translation is MGRAPCCPKDAGLNRGAWTAEEDSILTKYISIHGDGGWKYLPQKAGLKRCGKSCRLRWLNYLRPDIKRGNISADEEELIIRMHKLLGNRWSLIAGRLPGRTDNEIKNYWNTKLMKKLESKEYSPPKTEEICGTSKSTSNSSEYHRVLRTVAVRTTVVRIPNNPYGENTTSEHQESKLQREVLEIVDNPSESWCESFVNELITGSDIEIVNYSSAQNTMESESPRVEILGQPCPTFISRLVDRQLSDCPNEVNTCKSTLYLNEMCFPDDNLPWSPYNFSTGLFIKE